The genome window AGAAATCCAAGAATTGGTGATAATATTTTATATCGTGTAGGTGATCATGATGTTTACTTTATTCCTGTATATACTGCAGGTGCTGGTGGTGTAGTAGCCCAATTGGGTACGATTGCAGCAGTAGGAGCAGCATTTAATGGAGAATATTTTGTAGGGTTAGGGGAAACCCAAGAAAAAGCATTTGAAGCATATTTGAAGAAAGTTTCTGGTGTTGCATCAGCTGTTACTACTGCTGATGATAATTATGTTGAACTAATTAGAAGTGATAGAATTGAAATAATTAAATTATTATTTGAAGAAAATGGAATTTCAGTTGCTGAGCCAACATCAATTCAAATTCCATTATCATTCAATGAAGGGGAGACATTCTTCTTTACTGAAAGTGATCGTCTAAGCACTGTAGAGTTCTTGTCTGACTTTATTGATGACTTTGTAAAACCAAGAAGTGATAGAGTATTCATGTGGCAAGAAGAAAATAATCTCAACATTGGAACAATCTTTAACAAAGATGGAATATCTGAGATACATTACGTCTCGATTGAGGTAGGCAACTAATTGCTACTTGTTGTTGATAATGGATCTATCTATACAAAAAATTTAACTGATTTTTTAAACAACCAAAATATTTTATTTAAGAAACAAATCCCACATCTTTTAGATTTGCTTTCCCTTGAAAATTATGATTCTTTCATCTTATCTGGAAGAAGGAAAAATGATAAAAAAACCAATGAAATTAATTCTAAAATTATTACTTATTCAATCAAAAATAACATAAAACTACTTGGAATCTGCTATGGCGCAGAAATCTTAGCTCTAACCTTGGGTGGTACGATTAGAAAAATTCCATTACCTCAAAAGGGGAATGAAAAAATTAAAATAATAAAAGATAACTCGATCTCAAGTAATTATTTAGAAGTATTTGAAAGTCATGGATTTGAGATATCAAAATTACCTAATGTGCTTATTCCACTTGCTGAATCAAAAAATTGCCGATATGAAATAATTCGACATAAAACAAAGCCAATTTTTGGAACACAATTTCACCCAGAAATGAGTAAAGATGGTCATGAATTAATTAAAAAATTTTGTCTATTTTGATTGATATTAATAACTCTTAGAATTTCTTAATTCATGGAGCAAGAGGATCATCAATTAATTTTACCATTAATTGATCAAGAAAATATTTGTCTTCCATTACCAATTAACGTAGTATCAAAATATTGGAATATTGAATTATCTATGGTAGAGGCTGAAGAAACTGCCAAACAGTATTTAGGATTTGATGGAAGTATTCTAATTGAAGGAATTGAATCTGCTGAAAGACATGGTTTATCGTGTAAAATAGTTAATTCGTCTTTAAAAGAATTAAAAAAAATTATTGATTTGGGGATACCTCCAATAGTTATTCTTCCAGGAATTCC of Nitrosopumilus sp. contains these proteins:
- a CDS encoding gamma-glutamyl-gamma-aminobutyrate hydrolase family protein (Members of this family of hydrolases with an active site Cys residue belong to MEROPS family C26.), which encodes MLLVVDNGSIYTKNLTDFLNNQNILFKKQIPHLLDLLSLENYDSFILSGRRKNDKKTNEINSKIITYSIKNNIKLLGICYGAEILALTLGGTIRKIPLPQKGNEKIKIIKDNSISSNYLEVFESHGFEISKLPNVLIPLAESKNCRYEIIRHKTKPIFGTQFHPEMSKDGHELIKKFCLF